The window GCATGGACTCTGGGGCTACACCGAGCGCATGCTGCTCCTTGGCTGGCGCGTCGAGCCCGGCCTCAAGCATGTGCTGGAGCGCTCTGCGGGGGTTGCCCGGGTCACGGGGAGGGTGCTCTACGGCGACGCGGAGGTGGTCGGGGCGGAGGTGCGCATCGGCTGCGACAAGGACCTGACACGGCCCAGCGGACACGGCACTACCTACGTCCTGGAGGTGGGTACGGGAAGGCAAGAGGTCGTCGCCGGAGTGTACTGGCCGGCCACGCAGTGGTGGCTGAGCGCCCGCCAGGTGGTCAAGCTCGTGCCCGGTGAGCAGGTCGTCGACCTCAGGCTCGAGGACCCTCCGGAGTGGCGGCGCACCGTTCGCGTGTACGGGAAAGTCGACATAGTGCGCCGAGTGTTGTTCGGCAGCGACGACTGGCACCATCAGCCCATTTCGCTCGAAGTCGAGCTCGCATGGTTGCCGGCGAGCTGGGGTCAACCTCCGTCGGGCGCGGCCAACATCTCGCACACCTTCCCCTGGATGAGTGGGATGGCAGGCAATGTTCGAATGAACATGAGCGTTGCCGTGTGGCTGAAGGCCGACCTCAGCCTGGGCGTGGGCGTGAGCGTGCAGATGTTGAAGGACTACTTCGGAGACGACGACGACCCCATCTGGGAGCACGTGGAGACGGGGACGAACCAGTCCCTCACGGTGGCGCGGGACGGGAGCGCCACACTCACGGTCGATCAAAAGAGCGCGGCCTGGCCACCCGATCGGATCCATCTGGAGCTGACGATCGCCAACGAGCGCGCCCCGGCATGAGCCAGGACCCCTCCGGTCGCGGACTCGGGCAACCCGGGTCTACAGCCCCAACGACGAACGGATGAGGGGTGCGATCCGCTCCGGGGTCCAGGGAGGATCGAAGGTGAGTTGCACCTCCGCCTCCTCCACGCCCTCCACTCCGAGGATCGCCTGCTTGGCGTCGTCCACGATCTGCGGAGCCACCGGGCACAGCGGCGTGGTGAGCGAGATCCAGGCCTTGACCCTGGGACCTTCCACTTCGATCTCGTAGACGAGCCCCAGCACCACGAGGTCCAGATTGAGCTCGGGGTCTTTGACCTTGCGCAGGGCCTTCTCGATGTCCTTTTCAGTGACCATGGACAGCGAAACCCCGGAGCCCGAGGTCCCGTTCCGTTGACGGGCGGGCCGGGGGTGTGCGTCTATTCCACCGCATGACCATCAAACGAATCGCCGTCAACACGGGGGGTGGCGACGCCCCCGGACTCAACGCGGTCATCCGCGCCGTGGTGCTTGCCGCCGAAAACCAGGGGTGGGAGGTCTACGGCATCCAGAAGGGCTACAACGGCATCCTGAACGGGGATGGCTCCGGCGTGGTTCGCCTGGATCGCCGTGCCGTCCGAGGCATCACGCATCTGGGCGGGACCATTCTGGGCACCACCAACCGCGGCAATCCGATGGAGTTTCCGGAGGTGCAAGCGGACGGTTCGGTGGTTTCGCGGGACCGCACGCCCGAGATCCTGGAGGTCTTCCGCGAGCGGGGCTGGGACGCGCTGGTCGCGATCGGCGGGGACGGCTCGCTGCGGATCGCCCACCGGCTGCACGAGCTCGGGCTGCCCGTGGTCGGTGTTCCCAAGACGATCGACAACGACCTGGCCGCCACCGCCGTCACCTTCGGGTTCTTCACCGCGGTCGATACGGCCACCGACGCGCTCGACAAGCTGCACTCCACAGCCGAGGCACATGAGCGCGTCATGGTCGTGGAGCTGATGGGGCGCCACACGGGGTGGATCGCTCTGTTCGCGGGGCTGGCCGGCACAGCGGACGTGATCCTGATTCCCGAGATTCCCTACCGCCTGGACCGCGTCTGCGAGTCCATCGAGCGTCGCTACGAAACAGGGCGCCGTTTCGCCATTGTGGCCGTGGCCGAAGGGGCGCGCGCCGCCGGAGAGGGGGCCGCCTTCGTAGAGACCGGGCGCGTCGGTGCGGCCGACCGCTATGGTGGCATCGCCGACCGGCTCGCCCAGCAGATCGGCGAGCGGACGGGTCGGGAGACCCGTTCACTGGTGCTGGGCCATCTCCAGCGAGGCGGCCACCCCAATGCCTACGACCGCCTGCTTTCCCTGCGCTTCGGCGCCGCCGCGGTGAAGCTCATCCAGGACGGATGCTTCGGATGCATGGTGGCGCTCGACCCCCCCGACGTGAAGGCCGTGCCCCTGGTCGATGCCATCCGTGAGTTGAAGCAGGTGCCGCTGGATGGGGACGTCATCGCCACCGCGCGGTCCCAAGGCATCAGCCTGGGGGACTAATGGACTGCAACCGACGCGCGTCGATCTCCGTGGAGCCAAGCGTTCAGCGAGACTTTCGGTGACCCCGACGCTGGTGCGCTGCGGCTGGGTGGCCAACGCCGGTCCTCTGGACCAGGCCTACCACGACCGGGAGTGGGGCGTCCCCGTGCATGACGACGCCCGGCTGTTCGAGATGATCACGCTGGAAGGCGCTCAGGCCGGGTTGTCCTGGTCCACCATCCTGGCCAAGCGACAAGGCTATCGCGACGCCTTCCACGACTTCGATCCCGAGCGGGTGGCGCGCATGGGTGCCCGCGACGTCACACGCCTGTTGAAGAACCCGGGGATCGTGCGGCACCGGGGCAAGATCGAATCGACGATCGCCAACGCTCAGGGCGTGTTGGCGGTTCAGGACGACTTCGGCTCGCTGGACGCCTACATCTGGTCGTTCGTGAACGGTGCGTCTCTCCAGAACGGTGTGCGCTCCTACCGGGAAATCCCGGCGGAGACCGAACACTCGCGACGCCTCAGCAAGGACCTCAAGAAGCGGGGCTTCCGCTTCGTAGGACCCACCACCATGTATGCGTTCATGCAGGCCGCCGGTCTCGTGAACGACCACGAGGTCAGCTGCTTTCGACACGGAGCAGTGTAGTCCACCCGACTCAGGAGATCCCTTCGTGCAGTATACGCGTCTCGGCACTACCGGTCTCAGCGTCTCCCGCATCGCGCTCGGCTGCATGTCCTACGGCGGCAAGCAGTGGCGAAGCTGGGTGCTCGAGCAGGATGAAGCCATGCCGCACTTTCGGCGGGCCATCGAGCTGGGCATCAACTTCTTCGACACCGCCGACGTGTATTCCATCGGTGTGAGTGAGGAGATCAC is drawn from Gemmatimonadota bacterium and contains these coding sequences:
- a CDS encoding metal-sulfur cluster assembly factor, with protein sequence MVTEKDIEKALRKVKDPELNLDLVVLGLVYEIEVEGPRVKAWISLTTPLCPVAPQIVDDAKQAILGVEGVEEAEVQLTFDPPWTPERIAPLIRSSLGL
- a CDS encoding ATP-dependent 6-phosphofructokinase, which produces MTIKRIAVNTGGGDAPGLNAVIRAVVLAAENQGWEVYGIQKGYNGILNGDGSGVVRLDRRAVRGITHLGGTILGTTNRGNPMEFPEVQADGSVVSRDRTPEILEVFRERGWDALVAIGGDGSLRIAHRLHELGLPVVGVPKTIDNDLAATAVTFGFFTAVDTATDALDKLHSTAEAHERVMVVELMGRHTGWIALFAGLAGTADVILIPEIPYRLDRVCESIERRYETGRRFAIVAVAEGARAAGEGAAFVETGRVGAADRYGGIADRLAQQIGERTGRETRSLVLGHLQRGGHPNAYDRLLSLRFGAAAVKLIQDGCFGCMVALDPPDVKAVPLVDAIRELKQVPLDGDVIATARSQGISLGD
- a CDS encoding DNA-3-methyladenine glycosylase I, with amino-acid sequence MTPTLVRCGWVANAGPLDQAYHDREWGVPVHDDARLFEMITLEGAQAGLSWSTILAKRQGYRDAFHDFDPERVARMGARDVTRLLKNPGIVRHRGKIESTIANAQGVLAVQDDFGSLDAYIWSFVNGASLQNGVRSYREIPAETEHSRRLSKDLKKRGFRFVGPTTMYAFMQAAGLVNDHEVSCFRHGAV